One segment of Panicum virgatum strain AP13 chromosome 1K, P.virgatum_v5, whole genome shotgun sequence DNA contains the following:
- the LOC120649842 gene encoding protein MIZU-KUSSEI 1-like yields the protein MARAFRAASPLPLPSSRAAAASVTSGAGRGSFPWLHKKGSGKPAPQRGGGTSAAGQDSKGDEPAEGATAADEGSSEQSPSSRKRADALARLRAAFLAAITHRRRRRQLGSCVTGTIFGRRRGRVHVALQTDPRSPPVLLVEMAAYSTGALVREMSSGLVRLALECEKTPLAAGEKRRGLLEEPTWRAYCNGRKCGFAVRRECGADEWRVLGAVEPVSVGAGVLPDDVSGGGAAEGDLMYMRARFERVVGSRDSEAFYMMNPDGSGGPELSIYLLRV from the exons ATGGCGAGAGCCTTCCGCGCGGCCTCCCCGTTGCCGCTCCCGAGctcgagggccgccgccgcctccgtgaCGAGCGGCGCCGGGAGAGGGAGCTTCCCGTGGCTGCACAAGAAGGGCTCTGGCAAGCCGGCgccgcagcgcggcggcgggacgagcGCCGCCGGACAAGACAGCAAGGGTGACGAGCCCGCCGAGGGGGCGACCGCGGCCGACGAGGGGTCCTCCGAGCAGTCGCCGTCGTCAAGGAAGCGCGCGGACGCGCTGGCGCGGCTGCGGGCGGCGTTCCTGGCGGCGATCacgcaccggcgccggcgccggcagctgGGTTCCTGCGTGACGGGCACCATCttcggccgccggcgcgggcgcgtgcACGTCGCGCTGCAGACGGACCCGCGCTCCCCGCCCGTGCTTCTCGTGGAGATGGCCGCCTACTCCACCGGCGCGCTCGTCCGGGAGATGTCCTCGGGCCTCGTGCGCCTCGCGCTCGAGTGCGAGAagacgccgctcgccgccg GGGAGAAGCGGCGGGGTTTGCTGGAGGAGCCGACGTGGCGCGCGTACTGCAACGGCCGCAAGTGCGGGTTCGCGGTGCGCCGGGAGTGCGGCGCGGACGAGTGGCGGGTGCTGGGCGCGGTGGAGCCCGTGTCCGTGGGCGCCGGCGTGCTCCCCGACGacgtctccggcggcggcgccgcggagggCGACCTGATGTACATGCGCGCCAGGTTCGAGCGCGTGGTGGGTTCCAGGGACTCGGAGGCGTTCTACATGATGAACCccgacggcagcggcgggccCGAGCTCAGCATCTACCTGCTACGAGTCTGA
- the LOC120649849 gene encoding TBC1 domain family member 15-like, with translation MRGGDAGAAAEAGSPRSPDLYDLSDDSDYAAAASDHTAMRTDLVDRGSDETARIDVVYEKERVTIHPTQYGSGRISGKLRLFLQQGSLFLSWEPNEGADSLSTSSFGVEIEKYRNLYTIKALPLSDVRFIRKHTPTFGLDYIIIVLSSGLAFPPFYFYNGGIRELFATLKQHVFIIRSDDDPNVFLVNDFQDPLQKSLSSLELPGVATVANAMSRQNSLSFTGSVDETRHGADERLGEASSMSQYGSKQKHKSNDPGRDLSIQVLEKFSLVTKFARDTTSSLFRDNSGAHGYGRQQHEYVFDNKASDKYKNQYVAPEKASIPSAPLESDPLPLVWGKQRDCPLSVAEWTAFLDPEGRVMDSKALRKKVFYGGVEHVLRKEVWKFLLGYHEYDSTYAEREYLAAMKRAEYEAIKSQWKSISATQAKRFTKFRERKGLIDKDVVRTDRSVPYYEGDDNQNVVVLRDILLTYSFYNFDLGYCQGMSDFLAPILYVMEDESESFWCFASLMERLGANFNRDQNGMHAQLLALSKLVELLDPPLHNYFRQNDCLNYFFCFRWVLIQFKREFSFDQVMLLWEVLWTHYLSEHFHLYLCVAILKRYRQRIIGEQMDFDTLLKFINELSGQINLDRAIQDAEALCTIAGENGASCIPPGTPPSMPIETDGGLYVQEDEVL, from the exons ATGCGTGGAGGAGAcgcaggagcagcagcggaGGCAGGGTCCCCGCGCTCGCCGGACCTCTACGACCTCTCCGACGACTCCGACTACGCCGCAGCCGCCTCCGACCACACG GCGATGCGGACGGATTTGGTGGACAGAGGCTCGGATGAGACGGCAAGGATTGACGTGGTTTATGAGAAGGAGCGTGTGACCATCCACCCGACGCAGTATGGCTCTGGCCGGATCAGTGGGAAGCTGCGCCTGTTTCTGCAGCAAGGATCATTGTTCCTG AGCTGGGAGCCAAATGAAGGAGCCGACTCTTTGTCAACCAGTTCATTTGGTGTTGAAATAGAAAAAT ATAGAAATCTGTACACTATCAAGGCCTTGCCCTTAAGTGATGTCCGCTTCATCCGTAAGCATACCCCAACATTTGGATTGGACTACATAATAATTGTTCTATCATCAG GCCTGGCTTTTCCTCCATTCTATTTCTACAATGGCGGAATTCGTGAATTGTTTGCGACATTGAAACAACACGTCTTCATTATCAG GTCGGATGACGATCCTAATGTTTTTCTTGTCAACGACTTTCAAGATCCTCTTCAG AAAAGCTTGTCATCCCTGGAGCTTCCAGGAGTGGCCACAGTGGCAAATGCCATGTCACGACAAAATTCACTCAGTTTCACTGGGTCAGTTGATGAGACCAGGCATGGGGCTGATGAAAGACTTGGGGAAGCTTCTAGTATGTCTCAGTATGGCTCAAAGCAAAAGCACAAATCAAATGACCCAGGTCGTGATCTTTCAATTCAagtcttggagaaattctcattGGTTACAAAGTTTGCACGTGATACTACATCAAGCCTCTTTCGAGACAATAGTGGTGCCCATGGTTATGGACGGCAACAACATGAATATGTCTTTGATAATAAAGCAAGTGATAAGTACAAAAACCAGTATGTAGCACCAGAAAAGGCTTCTATACCCTCAGCTCCACTTGAG TCAGATCCATTGCCTCTGGTATGGGGAAAACAAAGAGATTGCCCATTAAGTGTCGCAGAG TGGACAGCTTTCTTAGATCCTGAAGGTAGAGTTATGGATTCGAAGGCGCTGAGGAAAAAGGTCTTTTATGGCGGAGTCGAACATGTTCTGAGAAAAGAG GTGTGGAAGTTCTTGTTGGGCTATCATGAATATGATTCAACATATGCTGAGAGGGAATACCTTGCTGCCATGAAACGAGCAGAATATGAAGCTATAAAATCTCAGTGGAAG AGTATCTCAGCCACCCAAGCTAAAAGATTCACCAAGTTTAGGGAAAGAAAAGGCCTCATTGACAAAGATGTG GTGAGAACTGATAGGTCTGTTCCCTATTATGAAGGAGATGACAATCAGAATGTTGTAGTTCTACGTGATATTCTGTTAACATATTCCTTCTACAATTTCGACCTTGGTTACTGCCAA GGAATGAGTGACTTTTTGGCTCCCATACTTTATGTCATGGAGGATGAGTCCGAATCATTTTGGTGCTTTGCTTCCTTGATGGAACGTTTAGGAGCCAATTTTAATCGTGACCAGAATGGCATGCATGCTCAACTACTTGCATTATCCAAG CTCGTGGAGCTTCTTGATCCTCCATTGCATAACTATTTTAGGCAGAACGACTGCTTGAACTATTTCTTCTGTTTCCGCTGGGTTCTTATACAGTTCAAAAG GGAGTTCAGTTTTGACCAGGTCATGCTCTTATGGGAAGTTTTGTGGACCCATTATTTGTCAGAACACTTCCACTTGTACTTGTGCGTAGCAATCTTGAAGAGATACCGTCAGCGTATAATCGGGGAGCAGATGGACTTTGATACCCTCCTCAAGTTCATCAACGAGCTCAGTGGTCAGATCAATCTTGACCGGGCTATCCAGGATGCTGAGGCATTGTGTACTATTGCAGGAGAAAACGGGGCATCTTGTATTCCACCTGGAACCCCACCTTCAATGCCCATTGAGACCGATGGTGGCCTCTACGTGCAAGAAGATGAGGTTTTATGA